A part of Phoenix dactylifera cultivar Barhee BC4 chromosome 2, palm_55x_up_171113_PBpolish2nd_filt_p, whole genome shotgun sequence genomic DNA contains:
- the LOC103721293 gene encoding uncharacterized protein LOC103721293 isoform X1, which translates to MEEAAEELFWGIKEGAVMSGFQQRKVQDLQKPFPSCMGRMINIFDLSSTGMAGTKLLTDKAHRDGSPVHRNQPDVKKALHPAGLYVDGKQTSVQIASDLRKSSSIKKSGGTLVKMLIAQEMSKQTELNRKPPSVVARLMGLDDDLPATKPVLVANKRNTQEGYSRTTLTGPFQGHKQQEDVYFNKPMPCENAHEKMEYRDVFEVWQQPSRTNRIKDQPLQKGRYNKDQNEKRMALVRQKFMEAKRLATDERLLQSKEFQDALEVLSSNKDLFIKFLEEPNSLFSKQIRELYMVPPAPQTQCITVLKPSKTVETQGEKLVKKQQYPRVDEGGWETNKPYWSKRFTNSEAESMSQPTRIVVLKPSPGKPHDMKTKVNSRIMSPEPPQQSDVYESLEDNEAIDPREVAKGTTQQMRESLSCHRRDDSLLSSLYSNGYGGDESSFCKSENDYMGDEDGSNSDLEIVTPTSQHSWDYVNRFGSPFSVSSFGRASCSPESSVIREAKKRLSERLALVASNGTGQEQMQMPRSSSTLGEMLAIPGVKKEEGGVGGLTSSSSKLFGGDDELRAPAACSSIGRTNIGDGQCPPLTLSRSKSVPVLSSVLENIGLSFEASNSEINKPIATKEVAKSKNEKSSFRGKVSSFFFPKRREKPIPSPLVGSDDRCHSGSVETIVDKNDDLSKSVHNSLLMESPPVNLEEESACTAPPTLPSDGSRQGYFSCQATLSLEEPRTSGNLSQNQEKFRSSKNSGTNCDQPSPTSVLDAPFEDDANDNVVQSSESANAGQQQALSRSSPFESVARSLAWDDTRQETLTTDPSKLNRALSKADNEEQERFMLVQKLLSSAGLNSEKSDMVFASWHSVDSPLDPILLDKFLDRKEEEAKSRERRSNQRLLFDCVNAALLEIGRTTLLSAYPWKGAYHHAQKNTSPGTPFAVEVWGLLRNWFSGEGKHVTCEADNSNLLMDRVLRREVEGRGWAESLRSEIDEISIEIGGEVLEDLVRDALVDFAGTCL; encoded by the exons ATGGAGGAAGCGGCGGAGGAGCTATTTTGGGGGATTAAAGAAG GTGCTGTGATGAGTGGATTTCAGCAGAGGAAGGTGCAGGACCTGCAGAAACCCTTCCCGAGTTGTATGGGAAGGATGATTAACATATTTGACTTGTCAAGTACGGGCATGGCTGGGACCAAGCTTCTAACTGATAAAGCTCATAGAGATG GCTCTCCAGTTCACAGAAACCAGCCTGATGTTAAGAAAGCCTTGCATCCAGCTGGACTTTATGTTGATGGCAAACAA ACTTCAGTGCAGATTGCTAGTGATTTGAGGAAGAGTTCTTCAATCAAGAAGTCAGGCGGAACACTGGTGAAAATGCTGATAGCTCAGGAGATGTCAAAACAAACAGAGTTGAATCGGAAGCCACCTAGTGTCGTTGCTAGATTAATGGGTCTTGATGATGATCTGCCAGCCACGAAACCTGTGTTAGTTGCAAACAAAAGGAACACACAAGAGGGCTATTCAAGGACTACTTTAACAGGACCATTTCAGGGTCACAAGCAGCAGGAAGATGTCTATTTTAACAAGCCAATGCCATGTGAGAATGCCCATGAGAAGATGGAATATAGGGACGTATTTGAAGTCTGGCAACAACCATCAAGAACCAACCGCATCAAGGATCAACCTCTACAGAAGGGAAGATACAACAAAGACCAGAATGAGAAACGAATGGCTCTCGTTCGTCAGAAATTTATGGAAGCCAAACGTCTAGCTACAGATGAAAGGCTCCTTCAGTCCAAGGAGTTTCAAGATGCTCTTGAGGTTCTGAGTTCAAACAAAGATTTATTCATCAAATTTCTTGAAGAACCAAATTCCCTCTTCTCAAAGCAAATAAGAGAGCTCTATATGGTTCCTCCAGCACCTCAGACACAATGCATTACTGTATTAAAGCCATCAAAAACAGTTGAGACACAAGGTGAAAAACTGGTGAAAAAACAGCAATATCCAAGAGTTGATGAGGGTGGATGGGAGACAAACAAGCCTTATTGGAGCAAAAGGTTCACCAATTCAGAGGCTGAAAGCATGTCTCAGCCAACAAGAATAGTAGTCTTAAAGCCTAGCCCTGGGAAGCCCCATGACATGAAGACGAAGGTGAACTCCCGTATCATGTCACCTGAACCACCGCAACAAAGTGATGTTTATGAAAGTTTGGAAGATAATGAAGCCATAGATCCGAGAGAAGTAGCCAAGGGAACCACTCAGCAGATGCGGGAGAGTCTGAGTTGCCACCGGAGGGATGATTCTTTGTTATCTTCACTGTATTCAAATGGATATGGTGGAGATGAGAGCTCATTCTGTAAGTCAGAAAATGACTACATGGGAGATGAGGATGGTAGCAATAGTGACTTGGAGATTGTGACTCCAACTTCACAACATTCATGGGATTATGTTAACAGATTTGGCAGTCCTTTCTCAGTCTCATCTTTTGGCCGGGCATCATGTTCACCTGAGTCTTCAGTGATTAGGGAAGCCAAGAAACGGCTTTCAGAGAGGTTGGCTTTGGTGGCATCTAATGGGACAGGTCAAGAACAAATGCAAATGCCTAGGAGCTCGAGCACTTTGGGCGAGATGCTTGCCATTCCTGGGGTGAAGAAAGAAGAGGGTGGTGTTGGAGGGCTTACTTCTTCAAGCAGCAAGTTGTTTGGAGGAGACGATGAATTGAGGGCACCAGCAGCCTGCTCATCCATTGGTAGGACAAATATTGGAGATGGTCAGTGTCCCCCCCTGACTTTATCAAGGTCGAAATCTGTCCCAGTCTTGTCTTCAGTTTTGGAAAATATTGGGTTGAGCTTTGAAGCTTCCAACTCCGAAATTAACAAACCTATTGCTACAAAGGAGGTTGCAAAGTCTAAGAATGAGAAATCATCTTTCAGAGGAAAAGTTTCAAGTTTTTTCTTCCCTAAGCGCAGAGAGAAACCTATTCCTTCTCCCTTGGTGGGCTCTGATGATAGATGTCATTCTGGCAGTGTTGAGACAATTGTTGATAAAAatgatgatttatcaaaatcagttcACAATAGTTTACTCATGGAAAGTCCACCAGTAAATTTAGAGGAAGAATCTGCCTGCACTGCCCCGCCAACTTTGCCTAGTGATGGATCTAGACAAGGCTATTTCTCTTGTCAG GCTACTCTTTCTCTTGAGGAACCCAGGACATCTGGTAATTTGAGTCAGAACCAGGAAAAGTTTAGGTCCTCCAAAAATTCAGGTACTAACTGTGATCAGCCCAGTCCCACTTCAGTTCTAGATGCTCCTTTTGAAGATGATGCCAACGATAATGTGGTCCAGTCATCTGAAAGTGCCAATGCTGGACAACAGC AAGCACTGTCTAGGTCTTCACCATTTGAGTCAGTTGCCCGTTCATTAGCATGGGATGACACCCGCCAGGAAACATTGACAACAGATCCCTCAAAACTGAATAGGGCTTTGTCCAAGGCAGACAATGAAGAACAAGAACGATTTATGCTTGTCCAGAAGTTGTTGTCATCTGCTGGCTTGAATAGTGAGAAGTCTGACATGGTATTTGCCAGTTGGCATTCGGTGGACAGCCCCTTGGATCCAATATTGCTCGACAAGTTCTTGGatcggaaggaggaagaggctaAGTCGAGGGAGAGGAGATCAAATCAGAGGCTTTTGTTTGACTGTGTCAATGCAGCACTGTTAGAAATTGGTCGGACTACCTTACTAAGTGCCTACCCATGGAAGGGTGCTTACCATCATGCCCAGAAGAATACTTCACCTGGTACTCCATTTGCGGTGGAGGTATGGGGTCTTCTTAGGAATTGGTTTTCAGGTGAGGGGAAGCATGTGACATGCGAGGCTGACAACAGCAATCTTTTGATGGACAGAGTTTTGAGGAGGGAGGTAGAAGGAAGAGGATGGGCTGAGTCATTGAGGTCAGAAATAGATGAGATTAGTATCGAGATTGGTGGAGAGGTTTTGGAGGATTTGGTCAGAGACGCTTTGGTAGACTTTGCTGGTACATGTTTGTAA
- the LOC103721293 gene encoding uncharacterized protein LOC103721293 isoform X5 — MQIASDLRKSSSIKKSGGTLVKMLIAQEMSKQTELNRKPPSVVARLMGLDDDLPATKPVLVANKRNTQEGYSRTTLTGPFQGHKQQEDVYFNKPMPCENAHEKMEYRDVFEVWQQPSRTNRIKDQPLQKGRYNKDQNEKRMALVRQKFMEAKRLATDERLLQSKEFQDALEVLSSNKDLFIKFLEEPNSLFSKQIRELYMVPPAPQTQCITVLKPSKTVETQGEKLVKKQQYPRVDEGGWETNKPYWSKRFTNSEAESMSQPTRIVVLKPSPGKPHDMKTKVNSRIMSPEPPQQSDVYESLEDNEAIDPREVAKGTTQQMRESLSCHRRDDSLLSSLYSNGYGGDESSFCKSENDYMGDEDGSNSDLEIVTPTSQHSWDYVNRFGSPFSVSSFGRASCSPESSVIREAKKRLSERLALVASNGTGQEQMQMPRSSSTLGEMLAIPGVKKEEGGVGGLTSSSSKLFGGDDELRAPAACSSIGRTNIGDGQCPPLTLSRSKSVPVLSSVLENIGLSFEASNSEINKPIATKEVAKSKNEKSSFRGKVSSFFFPKRREKPIPSPLVGSDDRCHSGSVETIVDKNDDLSKSVHNSLLMESPPVNLEEESACTAPPTLPSDGSRQGYFSCQATLSLEEPRTSGNLSQNQEKFRSSKNSGTNCDQPSPTSVLDAPFEDDANDNVVQSSESANAGQQQALSRSSPFESVARSLAWDDTRQETLTTDPSKLNRALSKADNEEQERFMLVQKLLSSAGLNSEKSDMVFASWHSVDSPLDPILLDKFLDRKEEEAKSRERRSNQRLLFDCVNAALLEIGRTTLLSAYPWKGAYHHAQKNTSPGTPFAVEVWGLLRNWFSGEGKHVTCEADNSNLLMDRVLRREVEGRGWAESLRSEIDEISIEIGGEVLEDLVRDALVDFAGTCL; from the exons A TGCAGATTGCTAGTGATTTGAGGAAGAGTTCTTCAATCAAGAAGTCAGGCGGAACACTGGTGAAAATGCTGATAGCTCAGGAGATGTCAAAACAAACAGAGTTGAATCGGAAGCCACCTAGTGTCGTTGCTAGATTAATGGGTCTTGATGATGATCTGCCAGCCACGAAACCTGTGTTAGTTGCAAACAAAAGGAACACACAAGAGGGCTATTCAAGGACTACTTTAACAGGACCATTTCAGGGTCACAAGCAGCAGGAAGATGTCTATTTTAACAAGCCAATGCCATGTGAGAATGCCCATGAGAAGATGGAATATAGGGACGTATTTGAAGTCTGGCAACAACCATCAAGAACCAACCGCATCAAGGATCAACCTCTACAGAAGGGAAGATACAACAAAGACCAGAATGAGAAACGAATGGCTCTCGTTCGTCAGAAATTTATGGAAGCCAAACGTCTAGCTACAGATGAAAGGCTCCTTCAGTCCAAGGAGTTTCAAGATGCTCTTGAGGTTCTGAGTTCAAACAAAGATTTATTCATCAAATTTCTTGAAGAACCAAATTCCCTCTTCTCAAAGCAAATAAGAGAGCTCTATATGGTTCCTCCAGCACCTCAGACACAATGCATTACTGTATTAAAGCCATCAAAAACAGTTGAGACACAAGGTGAAAAACTGGTGAAAAAACAGCAATATCCAAGAGTTGATGAGGGTGGATGGGAGACAAACAAGCCTTATTGGAGCAAAAGGTTCACCAATTCAGAGGCTGAAAGCATGTCTCAGCCAACAAGAATAGTAGTCTTAAAGCCTAGCCCTGGGAAGCCCCATGACATGAAGACGAAGGTGAACTCCCGTATCATGTCACCTGAACCACCGCAACAAAGTGATGTTTATGAAAGTTTGGAAGATAATGAAGCCATAGATCCGAGAGAAGTAGCCAAGGGAACCACTCAGCAGATGCGGGAGAGTCTGAGTTGCCACCGGAGGGATGATTCTTTGTTATCTTCACTGTATTCAAATGGATATGGTGGAGATGAGAGCTCATTCTGTAAGTCAGAAAATGACTACATGGGAGATGAGGATGGTAGCAATAGTGACTTGGAGATTGTGACTCCAACTTCACAACATTCATGGGATTATGTTAACAGATTTGGCAGTCCTTTCTCAGTCTCATCTTTTGGCCGGGCATCATGTTCACCTGAGTCTTCAGTGATTAGGGAAGCCAAGAAACGGCTTTCAGAGAGGTTGGCTTTGGTGGCATCTAATGGGACAGGTCAAGAACAAATGCAAATGCCTAGGAGCTCGAGCACTTTGGGCGAGATGCTTGCCATTCCTGGGGTGAAGAAAGAAGAGGGTGGTGTTGGAGGGCTTACTTCTTCAAGCAGCAAGTTGTTTGGAGGAGACGATGAATTGAGGGCACCAGCAGCCTGCTCATCCATTGGTAGGACAAATATTGGAGATGGTCAGTGTCCCCCCCTGACTTTATCAAGGTCGAAATCTGTCCCAGTCTTGTCTTCAGTTTTGGAAAATATTGGGTTGAGCTTTGAAGCTTCCAACTCCGAAATTAACAAACCTATTGCTACAAAGGAGGTTGCAAAGTCTAAGAATGAGAAATCATCTTTCAGAGGAAAAGTTTCAAGTTTTTTCTTCCCTAAGCGCAGAGAGAAACCTATTCCTTCTCCCTTGGTGGGCTCTGATGATAGATGTCATTCTGGCAGTGTTGAGACAATTGTTGATAAAAatgatgatttatcaaaatcagttcACAATAGTTTACTCATGGAAAGTCCACCAGTAAATTTAGAGGAAGAATCTGCCTGCACTGCCCCGCCAACTTTGCCTAGTGATGGATCTAGACAAGGCTATTTCTCTTGTCAG GCTACTCTTTCTCTTGAGGAACCCAGGACATCTGGTAATTTGAGTCAGAACCAGGAAAAGTTTAGGTCCTCCAAAAATTCAGGTACTAACTGTGATCAGCCCAGTCCCACTTCAGTTCTAGATGCTCCTTTTGAAGATGATGCCAACGATAATGTGGTCCAGTCATCTGAAAGTGCCAATGCTGGACAACAGC AAGCACTGTCTAGGTCTTCACCATTTGAGTCAGTTGCCCGTTCATTAGCATGGGATGACACCCGCCAGGAAACATTGACAACAGATCCCTCAAAACTGAATAGGGCTTTGTCCAAGGCAGACAATGAAGAACAAGAACGATTTATGCTTGTCCAGAAGTTGTTGTCATCTGCTGGCTTGAATAGTGAGAAGTCTGACATGGTATTTGCCAGTTGGCATTCGGTGGACAGCCCCTTGGATCCAATATTGCTCGACAAGTTCTTGGatcggaaggaggaagaggctaAGTCGAGGGAGAGGAGATCAAATCAGAGGCTTTTGTTTGACTGTGTCAATGCAGCACTGTTAGAAATTGGTCGGACTACCTTACTAAGTGCCTACCCATGGAAGGGTGCTTACCATCATGCCCAGAAGAATACTTCACCTGGTACTCCATTTGCGGTGGAGGTATGGGGTCTTCTTAGGAATTGGTTTTCAGGTGAGGGGAAGCATGTGACATGCGAGGCTGACAACAGCAATCTTTTGATGGACAGAGTTTTGAGGAGGGAGGTAGAAGGAAGAGGATGGGCTGAGTCATTGAGGTCAGAAATAGATGAGATTAGTATCGAGATTGGTGGAGAGGTTTTGGAGGATTTGGTCAGAGACGCTTTGGTAGACTTTGCTGGTACATGTTTGTAA